A single genomic interval of Bradyrhizobium japonicum USDA 6 harbors:
- a CDS encoding LpxI family protein: MTSAASEISSPVGVVAGGGAMPFAVADSLAARGITPVLFPLRGACDPTRVEQFRHRWISVGQLGRAMRLFREEGCRDLIFIGTLVRPALSEIRFDVTTLRLLGNVIRAFRGGDDHLLSGVGRILEQGGFRMVGIKDVAPDLLMPEGCISRAWPNDNSKADIERGRAVLTALGPFDIGQAAVVIDGHVVAIEDIEGTDALLARVARLREEGRIRAAAGRGVLVKVPKSEQDLRFDLPTIGPRTLEGVARAGLAGIAVVAGNTIAAEPQAMISLADAKYLFVIGLTA, encoded by the coding sequence ATGACATCGGCGGCTTCTGAGATTTCGTCGCCGGTCGGCGTCGTCGCCGGCGGCGGGGCCATGCCGTTTGCGGTCGCCGACTCGCTTGCCGCGCGCGGCATCACGCCGGTGCTGTTCCCGCTGCGGGGCGCCTGCGATCCGACGCGGGTGGAGCAATTCCGCCATCGCTGGATCTCGGTCGGCCAGCTCGGCCGCGCCATGCGGCTGTTCCGCGAGGAGGGCTGCCGCGATCTGATCTTTATCGGCACGTTGGTGCGGCCCGCGCTGTCCGAAATAAGGTTCGACGTCACGACACTGCGCCTGCTCGGCAACGTCATCCGCGCCTTCCGCGGCGGCGACGATCATCTGTTGTCCGGCGTCGGGCGCATTCTCGAGCAAGGCGGCTTTCGTATGGTCGGCATCAAGGATGTCGCGCCGGATCTGCTGATGCCCGAGGGCTGCATCAGCCGCGCCTGGCCGAACGACAACAGCAAGGCCGACATCGAGCGCGGCCGCGCGGTGCTGACCGCGCTCGGCCCGTTCGACATCGGCCAGGCCGCGGTCGTGATCGACGGCCATGTGGTGGCGATCGAGGATATCGAGGGCACCGACGCGCTGCTCGCGCGCGTGGCCCGCCTGCGCGAGGAAGGTCGCATCCGCGCTGCGGCAGGCCGCGGGGTGCTGGTGAAGGTACCGAAGAGCGAGCAGGATTTGCGCTTCGACCTGCCGACGATCGGCCCGCGTACCCTGGAGGGCGTCGCTCGCGCCGGACTGGCCGGCATCGCCGTCGTCGCCGGCAACACCATCGCCGCCGAGCCGCAGGCGATGATCTCGCTCGCCGACGCCAAATATCTCTTCGTCATCGGCCTGACGGCATGA
- a CDS encoding carbohydrate ABC transporter permease codes for MRDRSFAPSRILIYLVVTLFAAAYLAPLVVVVLNSLRTNEEIAQGSMIGWPQHLAWSNYAKAWSGFCVAETCAGIRPYMLNSALVTIPATIFSTLLGAVAGYAVSLWRFRGDSWIYGIVTLGLFLPQQMRLLPWTIVLRDTGLINTLTGLVLIHTIQGLSFTTLFCRNYYVAIPHELIRAARIDGAGFFRIFWRIILPLSAPILIVTVIWQFTHIWNEFLYGVTFTTGQQQPVTAALIALSAAIADIPQHGVQSAAVIIAALPTLLIYLLGGRYFVRGLTAGAVK; via the coding sequence ATGCGTGACCGCAGCTTCGCACCGAGCCGAATTCTGATCTATCTCGTCGTGACATTGTTCGCGGCGGCCTATCTCGCGCCACTGGTTGTTGTCGTCCTGAACTCTCTCCGCACCAACGAGGAGATCGCGCAGGGTTCGATGATCGGCTGGCCGCAACATTTGGCCTGGAGCAACTACGCCAAGGCCTGGAGCGGTTTCTGCGTCGCCGAGACCTGCGCCGGCATCCGGCCGTACATGCTGAACTCCGCGCTCGTCACGATCCCGGCGACGATTTTCTCGACCCTGCTCGGCGCTGTCGCCGGTTACGCCGTGTCGCTCTGGCGCTTTCGCGGCGATAGCTGGATCTACGGCATCGTGACCCTCGGCCTCTTCCTTCCCCAGCAGATGCGCCTGCTTCCCTGGACCATCGTGCTGCGGGACACCGGTCTCATCAACACGCTGACGGGCCTCGTGCTGATTCACACGATCCAGGGGCTCTCCTTCACGACGCTGTTCTGCCGAAACTACTATGTCGCCATTCCGCACGAGTTGATCAGGGCCGCACGCATCGATGGCGCCGGGTTCTTTCGTATTTTCTGGCGCATCATCCTGCCGCTCTCGGCTCCTATCCTGATCGTCACCGTGATCTGGCAGTTCACGCATATCTGGAACGAGTTCCTCTATGGCGTGACATTCACCACGGGCCAGCAGCAGCCCGTCACGGCCGCGCTCATCGCGCTCTCTGCCGCAATTGCGGACATTCCGCAGCATGGCGTGCAGAGCGCCGCGGTGATCATCGCAGCTCTGCCCACTTTGTTGATCTATCTCCTCGGCGGACGGTACTTCGTGCGCGGCCTCACCGCCGGCGCAGTGAAATGA
- the lpxD gene encoding UDP-3-O-(3-hydroxymyristoyl)glucosamine N-acyltransferase → MAQPTFFKKPPASALADIAALTKAQLVDPARGGHVITGLASLDEAGPMHLAFFDNLKYADELKATKAGACLVSPRFEAQVPAHVAVLRVAQPFRAFVGLAREWHSDAMRPQSWVGNDGIAPSAIIDPSARLEDDVIVDPLTVIGPDVEIGSGTVIGAGVIIGPGVKIGRDCNVGARTAIQCALIGNNVLIHPGCSIGQDGYGFIFFGPEGHLKVPQTGRVLIQNNVEVGAGTTIDRGSLRDTVIGEGTKIDNQVQIGHNVTIGRNCLLAAQIGLAGSLTIGDNVALGAKVGINNHLKIGDGAQVTAMSGVKDDIPPNGRWGGFFAKPTKQWFKEIIAVERLVRDSRADPKNEGRE, encoded by the coding sequence ATGGCGCAGCCGACCTTCTTCAAAAAGCCGCCGGCCTCAGCGCTGGCTGACATTGCAGCGCTGACCAAGGCGCAGCTCGTCGACCCTGCCAGGGGCGGTCACGTCATTACCGGTCTTGCTTCGCTCGACGAAGCCGGCCCGATGCATCTGGCGTTCTTCGACAACCTCAAATATGCCGACGAGCTCAAGGCGACCAAGGCCGGGGCTTGCCTGGTGAGTCCGCGCTTCGAGGCCCAGGTGCCCGCGCATGTGGCCGTGCTGCGGGTGGCCCAGCCTTTCCGCGCCTTTGTCGGGCTCGCCCGGGAATGGCACAGCGATGCGATGCGCCCGCAGTCCTGGGTCGGCAATGACGGCATCGCGCCGTCGGCCATCATCGATCCCTCGGCCCGGCTGGAGGATGACGTCATCGTCGATCCCCTGACCGTCATCGGCCCCGACGTCGAGATCGGCAGCGGCACCGTGATCGGGGCCGGCGTGATCATCGGTCCCGGCGTCAAGATCGGCCGGGACTGCAATGTCGGCGCCCGTACGGCCATCCAGTGCGCGCTGATCGGCAACAACGTGCTGATCCATCCCGGCTGCTCGATCGGCCAGGACGGCTATGGCTTCATCTTCTTCGGCCCCGAGGGCCATCTCAAGGTGCCCCAGACCGGCCGCGTGTTGATCCAGAACAATGTGGAAGTCGGCGCCGGCACCACCATCGATCGCGGCTCCTTGCGCGACACGGTGATCGGGGAGGGCACCAAAATCGACAACCAGGTCCAGATCGGCCACAATGTGACCATCGGTCGGAACTGCCTGCTGGCGGCCCAGATCGGGCTCGCGGGCAGCCTGACGATCGGCGACAACGTGGCGCTGGGAGCAAAGGTTGGCATCAACAACCACCTTAAGATCGGCGATGGGGCCCAGGTCACCGCGATGAGCGGCGTCAAGGACGACATCCCGCCGAACGGACGCTGGGGCGGCTTTTTCGCCAAGCCGACCAAGCAGTGGTTCAAGGAAATTATCGCGGTGGAGCGCCTGGTACGCGACAGCAGGGCCGATCCGAAGAACGAGGGACGGGAATGA
- a CDS encoding SDR family NAD(P)-dependent oxidoreductase encodes MTRTIYPSLAGRVVLITGGASGIGAAFVRAFATQGARVAFLDIDASAGEALVRDVAATFGSAPLFVPCDLLDIEALRAAMARVHGSLGDAAVLVNNAANDQRQALAEVTPAEFDWTIAVNLKHVFFATQAVVPQMQARGGGSIINMSSVAWIRGAPALPVYAAAKAAIVGFTNSLARSVGPDRIRVNAIAPGMVITERQRRLWFPDEQKISELRTRQAVPDAVTPEDIASMALFLASDESQRITSQCFRVDGGLA; translated from the coding sequence ATGACCCGGACCATCTATCCCAGCCTTGCCGGCCGCGTGGTGTTGATCACCGGTGGCGCCAGCGGCATCGGTGCCGCCTTCGTACGCGCCTTCGCGACCCAGGGCGCCCGTGTCGCCTTCCTCGACATCGATGCGAGCGCAGGCGAAGCGCTGGTACGGGACGTCGCGGCCACATTCGGCTCCGCTCCCCTGTTTGTGCCCTGCGACCTCCTCGACATCGAGGCCTTGCGCGCTGCGATGGCGCGGGTGCACGGATCGCTGGGCGATGCCGCAGTCCTCGTCAACAATGCCGCCAACGACCAGCGACAGGCGCTGGCCGAGGTGACGCCGGCCGAATTCGACTGGACGATCGCTGTCAATCTCAAGCACGTCTTCTTTGCGACCCAGGCGGTGGTGCCGCAGATGCAGGCGCGCGGCGGCGGCTCGATCATCAACATGTCGTCGGTGGCGTGGATCCGCGGTGCGCCGGCGCTGCCGGTCTATGCCGCGGCGAAGGCGGCGATCGTCGGCTTCACCAACTCGCTGGCCAGGTCAGTCGGCCCCGACCGCATTCGCGTCAACGCGATCGCGCCCGGCATGGTGATCACCGAGCGCCAGCGCCGGCTCTGGTTTCCGGACGAGCAGAAGATCTCCGAGCTGCGCACCCGCCAGGCGGTTCCCGATGCGGTGACGCCGGAGGACATCGCCAGCATGGCGCTGTTTCTCGCATCGGACGAGAGCCAGCGTATCACCAGCCAGTGTTTTCGGGTCGACGGCGGTCTCGCCTAG
- the bamA gene encoding outer membrane protein assembly factor BamA, which translates to MKFGLRLRGGLLATLILFGAPVLAPVGAGFVSSSALAQTVQSISVEGNRRVEVETIRSYFKPGPGGRLDQGAIDDGLKALIETGLFQDVRINRGSGGQIIVSVVENPVIGRIAFEGNKKIKDEQLTAEVQSKARGTFSRAMVQSDTLRIAEIYRRSGRYDVRVTPEIIEQPNNRVDLVFTVEEGAKTGVKSIEFVGNNAFSSYRLRDVIKTHESNLLSFLASNDIYDPDRVEADRDLIRRFYLKNGFADVQVVAALTEYDPEKKGFNVTFKIEEGSQYRVGTVDFRSSIPNFDPTTMRNYSRVNVGALYNVESVEKSVEEMQIEASRRGYAFAVVRPGGDRNFEAHTVAVVFNIDEGPRTYIERINVRGNTRTRDYVIRREFDISEGDAYNRALVDRAERRLKNLDYFKSVKITTEPGSSSDRVVLIVDLEEKSTGDFSVSGGYSTTDGALAEVSISERNLLGRGLFAKASVTYGQYARGYSLSFVEPYLLDYRIALGLDLYQRQQLANNYISYGTKTLGFSPRLGFSLREDLALQLRYSIYQQEITLPSYLANCNNNQFLADGVTPNPAFNPSPAFSAATGIPLAASTNGLGCYSDGEASLPVRKELANGKTLTSALGYTLTYNTLDNNKNPTDGLLVDFRQDFAGVGGDVSYLKSVVDAKYYTPLVSDIVGLVHLQGGMLNKIGNNEIRMLDQFQMGPNLVRGFAPNGIGPRDLNPFGTQDALGGTKYWGASFELQMPFWFLPKEVGLKGAVYADAGGLFDYQGPTTWAFTNEVTTTRNSNCTASTINPPTAGTCTGLVYDNGNVVRSSVGVGLIWQSPFGPLRFDYAVPLTKGKYDRTQEFRFGGGTSF; encoded by the coding sequence ATGAAGTTTGGACTGCGACTCCGGGGGGGCTTGCTCGCAACCCTGATCTTGTTCGGCGCGCCGGTGCTTGCCCCGGTTGGGGCTGGTTTTGTCTCTTCGTCTGCGCTTGCTCAGACCGTCCAGTCGATTTCCGTCGAAGGAAATCGCCGAGTCGAGGTGGAGACGATCCGATCCTATTTCAAGCCGGGCCCGGGTGGCCGCCTGGATCAGGGCGCCATCGACGACGGCCTGAAGGCGCTGATCGAGACCGGCCTGTTCCAGGACGTGCGAATCAACCGCGGCTCCGGTGGCCAGATCATCGTATCCGTTGTGGAAAACCCGGTGATCGGCCGCATCGCGTTCGAGGGTAACAAGAAGATCAAGGACGAGCAGCTCACCGCTGAGGTCCAGTCGAAGGCGCGCGGCACCTTCTCCCGCGCCATGGTGCAGTCCGACACGCTGCGAATCGCTGAAATCTACCGCCGCTCGGGCCGCTATGATGTCCGCGTCACGCCCGAGATCATCGAGCAGCCGAACAATCGCGTCGACCTGGTCTTCACGGTCGAGGAGGGCGCCAAGACTGGCGTCAAGTCGATCGAGTTCGTCGGCAACAACGCGTTCTCGTCCTACCGCCTGCGCGACGTCATCAAGACGCACGAATCGAACCTGCTGAGCTTCCTCGCCAGCAACGACATCTACGATCCCGATCGCGTTGAGGCCGACCGCGACCTGATTCGCCGTTTCTATCTCAAGAACGGTTTCGCCGACGTCCAGGTGGTCGCAGCGCTCACCGAATATGATCCGGAGAAGAAGGGCTTCAACGTCACCTTCAAGATCGAGGAAGGCTCGCAGTACCGCGTCGGCACCGTCGACTTCCGCTCCTCCATTCCGAACTTCGATCCGACCACGATGCGCAACTATTCGCGCGTCAATGTCGGCGCGCTCTACAACGTCGAATCGGTCGAGAAGTCGGTCGAGGAAATGCAGATCGAGGCGTCGCGTCGCGGCTATGCTTTCGCCGTGGTCCGTCCCGGCGGCGACCGCAATTTCGAGGCGCACACCGTCGCCGTCGTCTTCAACATCGACGAAGGCCCGCGCACCTATATCGAGCGCATCAACGTCCGCGGCAACACCCGCACGCGCGACTACGTGATCCGCCGCGAGTTCGACATCTCCGAGGGCGATGCCTACAACCGCGCGCTGGTTGACCGTGCCGAGCGCCGCCTGAAGAACCTCGACTACTTCAAGAGCGTGAAGATCACGACGGAGCCGGGCTCCTCCAGCGACCGCGTGGTCCTGATCGTCGATCTCGAAGAGAAATCGACCGGCGACTTCTCGGTCTCGGGCGGTTACTCGACGACCGACGGCGCGCTCGCCGAAGTCTCGATCTCCGAGCGCAATCTGCTCGGCCGCGGCCTGTTCGCCAAGGCGTCGGTGACCTATGGCCAGTACGCACGCGGCTATTCGCTGTCGTTCGTCGAGCCGTACCTGCTCGACTACCGCATTGCGCTGGGCCTCGACCTCTATCAGCGCCAGCAGCTGGCCAATAACTACATCTCCTACGGCACCAAGACGCTCGGCTTCTCGCCGCGCCTCGGCTTCTCCTTGCGTGAAGATCTGGCGCTCCAGCTGCGCTACTCGATCTACCAGCAGGAAATCACGCTGCCGTCCTACCTGGCGAACTGTAACAACAACCAGTTCCTCGCGGATGGTGTGACGCCCAATCCTGCTTTCAATCCGAGCCCGGCTTTCTCGGCAGCGACTGGTATTCCTCTGGCTGCCTCGACCAACGGCCTCGGCTGCTACTCCGACGGCGAAGCCTCGCTGCCGGTCCGCAAGGAGCTTGCCAACGGCAAGACCCTGACCTCGGCGCTGGGCTACACGCTGACCTACAACACGCTGGACAACAACAAGAACCCCACCGACGGTCTGCTCGTCGACTTCCGTCAGGACTTCGCCGGCGTCGGCGGCGACGTCTCCTACCTGAAGTCCGTCGTCGATGCGAAGTACTACACTCCGCTGGTGTCCGACATCGTCGGCCTCGTCCACCTTCAGGGCGGCATGCTGAACAAGATCGGCAACAACGAGATCCGCATGCTGGATCAGTTCCAGATGGGCCCGAATCTCGTCCGCGGCTTTGCCCCGAACGGCATCGGCCCGCGCGATTTGAATCCCTTTGGCACGCAGGATGCGCTTGGCGGCACCAAGTATTGGGGCGCTTCGTTCGAATTGCAGATGCCGTTCTGGTTCCTGCCAAAGGAAGTGGGTCTGAAGGGCGCGGTTTATGCCGATGCGGGTGGCCTGTTCGACTATCAGGGCCCGACGACGTGGGCGTTTACCAACGAGGTGACCACGACCAGGAACTCGAACTGCACGGCGTCGACCATCAACCCGCCCACGGCTGGAACCTGTACTGGCCTGGTGTATGACAACGGCAACGTCGTCCGTTCGTCGGTTGGTGTCGGCCTGATCTGGCAGTCGCCATTCGGACCGCTGCGCTTCGACTACGCCGTGCCGCTCACCAAGGGCAAGTACGACCGTACCCAGGAGTTCCGGTTCGGCGGCGGCACCTCGTTCTAA
- the fabZ gene encoding 3-hydroxyacyl-ACP dehydratase FabZ: MTEESPVKFELVDINAILRTLPHRFPMLLIDRVINIRADYSGIGIKNVTFNEPAFQGHFPERPVYPGVMMIEAMAQTAGVIGITSVEGTEKPRAVYFLTIDKCKFRKPVLPGDTIEYHMRSIGRRKTMWWFHGDAKVNGQIVAEADVGAMLTD, translated from the coding sequence ATGACGGAGGAATCACCTGTTAAATTCGAGCTGGTGGATATCAACGCGATCCTCCGGACGCTGCCGCACCGTTTCCCGATGCTGCTGATCGACCGGGTGATCAATATCCGCGCCGATTACAGCGGCATTGGCATCAAGAACGTCACCTTCAACGAGCCGGCCTTCCAGGGGCATTTCCCGGAACGCCCGGTCTATCCCGGCGTGATGATGATCGAAGCAATGGCGCAGACCGCGGGCGTGATCGGCATCACCTCGGTCGAGGGCACCGAGAAGCCGCGCGCGGTGTATTTCCTCACCATCGACAAATGCAAGTTCCGCAAGCCGGTGCTGCCCGGCGATACCATCGAATATCACATGCGTTCGATCGGACGCCGCAAGACGATGTGGTGGTTTCACGGCGACGCCAAGGTCAACGGCCAGATCGTTGCAGAAGCCGACGTTGGCGCCATGCTGACGGACTGA
- a CDS encoding ABC transporter ATP-binding protein, whose amino-acid sequence MAALSIRTLSKRYANLEVLKGINLEIESGEFTVLVGPSGCGKSTLLNIVAGLDRPSDGTIEIGGRVVNDVPPKDRDIAMVFQSYALYPSMTVRQNITFGMECRHVPKTEQEKALANVARLLQIEPLLGRKPSQLSGGQRQRVAMGRALVRDPLLFLFDEPLSNLDAKLRVEMRMEIKRLHQRIGATIIYVTHDQIEAMTMATRIAVMHRGVVQQFADPDTVYRYPANLFVARFMGSPPMNTMPGRLEADSDGPVAVVGAGRPDEVRLRLHGHDGAASYVGRDVVVGIRPECIAEASRVFSGEAPVLVDAPVEMIEPTGAETIVLLRLGGETALARITPDIRPAPGATATFALDTRRICLFDPETERLIA is encoded by the coding sequence ATGGCAGCACTGAGCATTCGCACCCTGTCCAAGCGCTACGCCAACCTGGAGGTGCTGAAGGGCATCAACCTCGAGATCGAGAGCGGCGAGTTCACCGTGCTGGTCGGGCCATCCGGCTGTGGCAAGTCCACCCTGCTCAACATCGTCGCCGGGCTCGATCGTCCGAGTGACGGAACGATCGAGATCGGCGGACGCGTCGTCAACGACGTCCCGCCCAAGGATCGCGACATCGCCATGGTGTTCCAGTCCTACGCGCTCTATCCGTCGATGACGGTGCGCCAGAACATCACCTTCGGCATGGAATGCCGTCACGTTCCGAAGACGGAGCAGGAGAAGGCGCTGGCGAATGTGGCTCGCCTCCTCCAGATCGAGCCCCTGCTCGGCCGCAAGCCGTCGCAGCTGTCGGGCGGCCAGCGCCAGCGCGTGGCCATGGGACGGGCGCTGGTGCGCGATCCCCTGCTCTTCCTGTTCGACGAGCCGCTCTCCAATCTCGATGCGAAGCTGCGCGTCGAGATGCGGATGGAGATCAAGCGGCTGCACCAGCGCATCGGCGCCACCATCATCTATGTCACCCACGACCAGATCGAGGCGATGACGATGGCAACGCGCATCGCCGTGATGCATCGGGGCGTGGTGCAGCAGTTCGCCGATCCGGACACCGTCTACCGTTATCCGGCCAATCTGTTCGTCGCCCGCTTCATGGGTTCGCCGCCGATGAACACCATGCCGGGGCGGCTCGAGGCCGATAGCGACGGACCTGTGGCCGTGGTCGGCGCGGGGCGACCGGACGAGGTTCGTCTGCGCCTGCATGGACACGACGGCGCGGCATCTTATGTCGGCCGCGACGTGGTCGTCGGGATCAGGCCGGAATGCATCGCCGAGGCCAGCCGCGTCTTTTCCGGCGAGGCGCCCGTCCTCGTCGACGCGCCGGTCGAGATGATTGAGCCGACCGGCGCCGAGACAATCGTGCTGCTGCGTCTCGGCGGCGAGACCGCGCTGGCGCGCATCACCCCGGATATCCGACCCGCGCCCGGCGCGACCGCCACCTTCGCGCTCGACACGCGGCGCATTTGCCTGTTCGACCCCGAGACGGAGCGGCTGATCGCATGA
- a CDS encoding KTSC domain-containing protein, whose translation MVRALAVLLAQLAAAPIVSETVETGERRFVDLGTFECRDITRSTALQRVCYDRARQDLIVAVNGAYDRYCGVTADTAERLLDAPSMGQFFNQNIKRDVTAGRYACPARERLQKS comes from the coding sequence GTGGTCAGGGCCCTGGCAGTTCTGCTCGCACAGCTCGCGGCCGCCCCGATCGTCTCCGAGACGGTCGAGACCGGCGAACGCCGCTTCGTCGATCTCGGGACGTTCGAGTGCCGCGACATCACCCGCAGCACGGCGCTTCAGCGGGTCTGCTACGACCGCGCGCGGCAGGACCTCATCGTCGCGGTGAACGGCGCCTATGACCGCTATTGCGGCGTGACGGCCGACACTGCCGAGCGCCTCCTGGACGCACCGTCCATGGGCCAATTCTTCAACCAAAATATTAAGCGAGATGTCACAGCCGGCCGTTACGCCTGCCCGGCGCGCGAACGCTTGCAGAAGAGCTGA
- the lpxB gene encoding lipid-A-disaccharide synthase, which translates to MMQSRDPKRRIFLIATEESGDRLGSALMKVLRQRLGDGVQFVGVGGRTMAREGLETLFPIEELSIVGFAAVAQQLPKILRLIRQTVDAVLEAAPDALVIIDSPDFTHRVARRVRAKNPAIPVVDYVSPQLWAWRPGRARTMLGYVDHVLGLLPFEPEEYRKLGGPPCSYVGHPLIEQLPSLRPNVEEQRRRDGEPPVLLVLPGSRRSEIRHHLDVFGATLGRLQAEGRAFELKLPTMPHLEATIREGIAGWPVKPQIVVGETERRAAFRTARAALAKSGTVTLELALSGIPMVTAYRVGAIEAFILRRAIRVSSVILANLVIGEDVIPEFLQEDCVPEKLAPALSELLTDTPLRKRQVEAFARLDTIMSTGNKSPSVLAADIVLATMRKGRRQQTAS; encoded by the coding sequence ATGATGCAGAGCCGCGATCCCAAGCGAAGGATCTTCCTGATCGCGACGGAGGAATCCGGCGACCGGCTCGGCAGCGCCTTGATGAAGGTGTTGCGCCAGCGGCTCGGCGACGGCGTGCAGTTCGTGGGCGTCGGCGGCCGGACCATGGCGCGCGAGGGGCTCGAGACGCTGTTTCCGATCGAGGAGCTGTCGATCGTCGGCTTCGCCGCAGTTGCGCAGCAATTGCCGAAGATATTGCGGCTGATCCGCCAGACCGTGGACGCCGTGCTGGAGGCCGCGCCCGACGCGCTCGTCATCATCGACAGCCCCGATTTCACCCATCGCGTTGCCCGCCGGGTGCGCGCGAAGAATCCCGCGATCCCGGTCGTCGACTACGTCTCGCCGCAGCTCTGGGCCTGGCGGCCGGGACGGGCGCGGACCATGCTCGGCTATGTCGATCATGTGCTTGGCCTGTTGCCGTTCGAGCCGGAGGAATACCGCAAGCTCGGCGGGCCGCCATGCAGCTATGTCGGCCATCCCCTGATCGAGCAATTGCCGTCGCTGCGCCCGAACGTGGAGGAGCAGCGGCGCCGCGACGGCGAGCCGCCGGTTCTGCTGGTGCTGCCCGGCAGCCGCCGCAGCGAGATCAGGCACCATCTCGATGTGTTTGGCGCGACGCTCGGACGGCTCCAGGCCGAAGGCCGCGCCTTCGAACTGAAGCTGCCGACCATGCCGCATCTCGAAGCCACCATCCGCGAAGGCATCGCGGGCTGGCCGGTCAAGCCGCAAATCGTGGTCGGCGAGACCGAGAGGCGCGCCGCGTTCCGAACCGCGCGCGCGGCGCTGGCCAAATCCGGCACCGTGACGCTGGAGCTCGCGCTGTCCGGCATTCCGATGGTCACAGCCTATCGCGTCGGGGCGATCGAAGCCTTCATCCTGCGCCGCGCGATCCGCGTCTCCTCGGTGATCCTCGCCAATCTCGTGATCGGCGAGGATGTCATTCCGGAGTTCTTGCAGGAGGACTGCGTCCCGGAGAAGCTGGCTCCGGCACTGTCGGAGCTGCTCACCGATACGCCGCTGCGCAAACGACAGGTCGAAGCGTTCGCCCGGCTCGACACCATCATGTCCACCGGCAACAAGTCGCCGAGCGTGCTCGCCGCCGACATCGTGCTCGCGACGATGCGCAAGGGGCGGCGGCAACAGACGGCTTCGTAG
- the lpxA gene encoding acyl-ACP--UDP-N-acetylglucosamine O-acyltransferase, with protein sequence MSKIDPTARVADGAVIGEGTEIGPFCIIGPNAVIGANCKLIGQVTVIGHTSIGDGCVISPFAVLGGAPQDLSYKGEPTTLDIGSGNTIREGATMNVGTVKGGGKTRVGNDGYFMNNSHVGHDCVVGNNAIFATSATLGGHCEIGNFVYIGGLSAVHQLTRIGSYVMVGGLSGVRDDIIPFGLANGQYAALEGLNLIGMKRRQFTKQRRATVQSFYQKLFHGPGTFAERLAAVQPLASEDPAIAEILDFIGKRKHRPICLPAIEK encoded by the coding sequence ATGAGTAAGATTGATCCCACCGCACGGGTCGCGGACGGCGCCGTGATCGGCGAGGGTACCGAGATCGGACCCTTCTGCATCATCGGTCCGAATGCCGTGATCGGTGCAAACTGCAAGCTGATCGGACAAGTCACGGTCATCGGCCACACCTCGATCGGCGACGGCTGCGTGATCTCGCCCTTCGCGGTGCTGGGCGGCGCGCCGCAGGACCTCAGCTACAAGGGCGAGCCGACCACGCTCGACATCGGTTCCGGCAACACCATCCGCGAGGGTGCGACGATGAATGTCGGCACCGTCAAGGGCGGGGGAAAGACGCGCGTCGGCAACGACGGCTACTTCATGAACAACAGCCATGTCGGCCATGACTGCGTGGTCGGCAACAACGCGATCTTCGCGACCTCGGCGACGCTCGGCGGCCACTGCGAGATCGGCAATTTCGTCTATATCGGCGGCCTGTCGGCGGTGCATCAGCTCACGCGCATCGGCTCCTATGTGATGGTCGGCGGCCTCTCGGGCGTGCGCGACGACATCATTCCGTTCGGCCTCGCCAACGGCCAGTATGCGGCGCTGGAAGGCCTCAATCTCATCGGCATGAAGCGGCGGCAGTTCACCAAGCAGCGGCGCGCGACCGTGCAATCGTTCTACCAAAAACTCTTCCACGGCCCCGGCACGTTCGCCGAGCGGCTCGCGGCGGTCCAGCCGCTCGCGAGCGAAGACCCCGCGATTGCCGAGATCCTCGACTTCATCGGCAAGCGCAAGCATCGCCCGATCTGTCTTCCCGCCATCGAGAAGTGA